The following proteins are co-located in the Spirosoma montaniterrae genome:
- a CDS encoding DoxX family protein yields the protein MRPSLAVVFLAYTLVRVANDYIPQFGQFLTTKGLFTGALPVWLITAFEIVGGLLALGRCVWWLWLLLINASRGWFVGVCGRGGSEYSVNEKRIRQPPSVKG from the coding sequence TTGCGCCCTAGTCTGGCCGTTGTGTTTCTGGCTTATACACTCGTGCGGGTTGCTAATGATTATATTCCTCAATTCGGACAGTTTCTGACCACCAAAGGGTTGTTTACCGGTGCGTTGCCCGTATGGCTCATCACCGCCTTTGAGATCGTGGGCGGACTGCTGGCACTGGGCCGCTGCGTGTGGTGGCTCTGGCTATTGCTCATCAATGCGTCGCGGGGCTGGTTTGTGGGCGTATGCGGTAGGGGCGGCAGTGAATACAGCGTTAATGAAAAACGCATTCGACAACCTCCGTCAGTGAAAGGGTAG
- a CDS encoding TetR/AcrR family transcriptional regulator, with protein sequence MKKAPSDRRIDRTRKLLTDALIELVLEKGYEAVTVQDIIDRANVGRSTFYAHFENKEQLLFSGRGWLTEDLFDESGTSADQLTLGVNLSALFRHVVDNHRLAKAMLGKSSGELVINHIRESLTMQMRKALKVQVGGIAEVNANLTAQALASMLIGLLRSWLEQDMPISAQEVTDLAERLIKSSLAG encoded by the coding sequence ATGAAAAAAGCCCCTTCCGACCGTCGCATCGACCGAACCCGTAAGCTACTGACGGATGCCCTGATCGAACTGGTACTGGAGAAAGGCTACGAAGCCGTGACGGTGCAGGACATCATCGACCGGGCGAACGTAGGCCGTTCGACCTTTTACGCTCATTTCGAGAACAAGGAACAACTGCTGTTCAGTGGTCGTGGCTGGCTGACGGAGGATCTGTTCGATGAGTCAGGTACATCGGCTGACCAACTGACGCTGGGCGTAAACCTGTCTGCCCTGTTCCGCCATGTGGTCGATAATCATCGGTTGGCGAAGGCGATGTTGGGCAAAAGTAGTGGTGAGTTGGTTATCAACCACATCCGCGAATCGCTGACCATGCAGATGCGTAAAGCCCTTAAAGTGCAGGTTGGTGGCATCGCCGAGGTGAACGCCAACCTAACGGCTCAGGCATTGGCTTCCATGCTCATCGGTCTGCTTAGAAGCTGGCTTGAACAGGATATGCCTATCTCGGCTCAGGAGGTAACGGACTTGGCGGAGCGTTTGATAAAGAGTAGTTTAGCCGGTTGA
- a CDS encoding FtsX-like permease family protein — MNTSWRKIRGDVRANPVQLGLVVLAILIGAVALSTAFTSRTVMTRTMNQNYWGTSPADVTFWLDASPLATDSIARRVAALPLVADAELRRTIRARAKINATDWRPLRTYVIAEFANLRVSTFRPVSGKTRPGLGEVLIERSALPVLNVKQGDSLTIRVPGGRLRNVLVAGIVHDAGLAPGWQDNAGYAYLTPETAAWLGSDRPFDELRVKLTNGAATLDKVTISQQANQLSQWLTEHGQLVGRVEVSEGKHPHADQMQAMVTLLTFFFVLAILLSGTLVANVLSALLAKQTRQIGIMRAVGGSARSVGLLYGRLLLGLAAPAVVLGLPLGTWVANAFCTMAADMLNLELDNWSVSPMTLIAELLIGITIPLLFAALPIRKALRQSTREALSYTGATVGTGGERGWLTRLFRTPQLQLAVANTFRRRGRLVLTVAALSVGGAVLLTALNLYRAIERAMDANLANRGDTIDLRLLRPMPADSLRRLAQSVPGVTYAEAWGSVLASVELTTGSGRGPAVGSVRYSVLAPPTNSRYWHPVVVGGTLPNPNQAGALIVSRGMQGRLPGLQLGASATLLAGGKRLPVRVVTVIEEIAEPALYATPATLSQLTIDANLAGALRIETELGRQNDVAGAIEEVLVSRGAFPLVAMTNAVLRQSMLDHIVILLICLTSAAIAVLLVGTLGMGTSLSLNVIERWREIGVIRAMGGTNQSVFRLLLTEGFVMTTLSVGLAVLLSLPLTAGAGKVVGAHGLYVTLPFVFRLDALALWLGVAVTVTLLTVWLTTRRSLQVPVREVLAYE; from the coding sequence ATGAACACTTCCTGGAGAAAAATTCGGGGCGATGTGCGGGCCAATCCCGTGCAACTGGGGCTGGTCGTTCTGGCCATCCTGATCGGAGCCGTCGCCTTATCGACTGCCTTTACCTCGCGCACGGTGATGACCCGCACCATGAACCAGAACTATTGGGGTACGTCCCCTGCCGACGTTACGTTCTGGCTCGACGCGAGTCCGTTGGCAACGGATTCAATCGCCCGGCGCGTGGCCGCATTGCCCCTCGTAGCCGATGCCGAACTGCGTCGAACTATCCGGGCCAGAGCTAAGATCAATGCTACTGACTGGCGACCCCTACGGACGTATGTGATTGCGGAGTTTGCCAACCTGCGCGTCTCAACCTTTCGTCCTGTATCGGGCAAAACCCGACCGGGATTGGGTGAGGTACTCATCGAGCGGTCGGCCCTGCCGGTGCTGAACGTGAAGCAGGGCGATTCGCTGACGATTCGCGTTCCGGGTGGAAGGCTAAGGAACGTACTGGTAGCGGGCATCGTGCATGATGCCGGGCTGGCCCCCGGCTGGCAGGACAACGCAGGCTATGCCTACCTCACGCCCGAAACAGCAGCCTGGCTGGGCAGCGACCGCCCGTTTGATGAACTCCGGGTAAAGTTGACCAACGGCGCGGCCACCCTCGACAAAGTGACTATTAGCCAACAGGCTAACCAGTTGAGTCAGTGGCTGACTGAGCATGGTCAACTTGTTGGCCGGGTGGAGGTGTCGGAGGGCAAACACCCTCACGCCGATCAGATGCAGGCGATGGTGACGCTGTTGACGTTCTTTTTCGTGCTGGCGATTCTGCTCAGTGGTACGTTAGTCGCTAATGTGCTGTCGGCCTTGCTGGCTAAACAAACCCGGCAAATCGGCATCATGCGGGCGGTGGGTGGTTCGGCCCGGTCGGTGGGGCTGCTATACGGACGGCTACTGCTGGGGCTGGCCGCACCCGCCGTAGTCCTTGGTCTGCCGCTGGGTACTTGGGTAGCGAATGCGTTTTGCACGATGGCTGCCGATATGCTCAACCTGGAACTCGATAATTGGTCGGTATCGCCCATGACGCTGATCGCTGAACTCCTGATTGGCATCACGATTCCGTTACTTTTTGCGGCTCTACCCATCCGCAAGGCACTTAGACAGTCCACACGCGAAGCTCTCAGCTACACAGGTGCGACTGTTGGAACGGGAGGGGAACGGGGGTGGCTAACACGGCTATTTCGCACTCCTCAACTTCAGTTGGCAGTTGCCAACACATTTCGTCGGCGGGGGCGGCTGGTGCTGACCGTCGCGGCTCTGTCGGTTGGCGGAGCGGTACTGCTGACCGCGCTGAACCTGTACCGGGCCATCGAACGGGCGATGGATGCCAACTTAGCCAACCGGGGAGATACCATCGACCTGCGGTTGTTGCGGCCCATGCCCGCCGATTCGCTTCGACGGTTGGCACAATCAGTGCCGGGCGTGACCTACGCCGAAGCCTGGGGCAGTGTGCTGGCTTCCGTCGAGCTGACGACGGGTTCGGGTCGGGGGCCTGCCGTTGGCAGCGTGCGTTATTCGGTGCTGGCTCCGCCTACTAACAGCCGCTACTGGCATCCGGTCGTGGTGGGGGGTACGTTACCCAACCCAAATCAAGCAGGGGCACTCATTGTAAGCCGGGGGATGCAGGGCCGACTGCCGGGCCTTCAACTTGGTGCTTCGGCTACGCTGCTGGCAGGTGGTAAACGTCTGCCAGTAAGGGTGGTAACGGTCATCGAAGAAATTGCCGAACCCGCCCTCTATGCCACTCCCGCTACGCTGTCGCAACTGACCATCGATGCCAATTTAGCCGGGGCCTTGCGGATCGAAACCGAGCTGGGTCGTCAAAACGACGTAGCGGGGGCAATCGAAGAGGTATTGGTTAGCCGGGGGGCGTTTCCGTTGGTGGCCATGACCAACGCTGTACTGCGACAAAGCATGCTCGACCACATCGTCATCCTGCTCATCTGCCTGACGAGCGCGGCCATTGCGGTACTGCTAGTGGGTACGCTCGGCATGGGAACGAGCCTATCCTTAAACGTCATCGAGCGGTGGCGCGAGATTGGCGTGATTCGGGCGATGGGTGGCACCAACCAGAGCGTGTTCCGGCTCCTGCTCACGGAAGGCTTCGTTATGACGACCCTGAGCGTAGGATTGGCCGTGTTGCTGTCGTTACCTCTGACTGCCGGGGCCGGTAAAGTCGTTGGCGCACACGGACTGTATGTCACGCTCCCGTTTGTCTTCCGGCTCGACGCGCTGGCCCTGTGGCTGGGTGTGGCCGTAACCGTAACGCTGCTAACAGTATGGCTAACCACCCGGCGCAGTTTGCAGGTACCGGTGCGCGAAGTGCTGGCGTATGAGTGA
- a CDS encoding ParA family protein: protein MKTLIFFNNKGGVGKTTLVYHVGYMLAQLGKRVVLLDLDPQMNLTSMLLTDQRLLAIYDIPQNRPTIMNSIRPVVRGIGDINPAQLETIAENLHLLPGDLDLSGFEDRLSDNWTKCLNGDELAFRTVSVFYRVLQEAVSQVQADYCLIDVGPNFGAINRATLIAADHVIIPMAADLFSLQGLKNVGATLTTWRREWADRRNRNPEPTLALPDAIMRPSGYIVMQHAVRDNRPVKAYTTWANRIPGAYSEFVLGLSTPPPALPDDPNCLAILKHYRSLMPMAMEARKPIFLLNPSDGAIGAHYQAVKEVYSHFKSLCERIIRLP, encoded by the coding sequence ATGAAAACGCTGATCTTCTTCAATAACAAAGGCGGGGTTGGCAAAACAACACTGGTATATCACGTTGGGTATATGCTGGCCCAACTCGGTAAACGGGTTGTGCTGCTGGACCTTGATCCACAGATGAACCTGACCTCCATGCTGTTGACCGATCAACGGCTGCTGGCTATCTACGATATACCTCAGAACCGTCCCACCATCATGAATAGCATTCGTCCGGTGGTACGGGGGATCGGCGATATAAACCCCGCTCAACTGGAGACGATAGCGGAAAATCTTCACCTGCTACCCGGTGATTTGGATTTGTCTGGTTTTGAAGACCGATTAAGCGACAATTGGACCAAATGTTTGAACGGCGATGAATTAGCCTTTCGAACTGTTTCCGTCTTTTATCGGGTACTTCAGGAAGCGGTCAGTCAGGTGCAGGCAGATTATTGTTTGATTGATGTAGGACCGAATTTCGGGGCTATCAATCGAGCCACCCTCATAGCCGCCGACCATGTCATCATTCCAATGGCCGCCGATTTATTCTCGCTGCAAGGATTGAAAAACGTGGGAGCCACCCTCACCACCTGGCGACGGGAGTGGGCCGACCGTCGCAACCGAAACCCGGAGCCAACACTTGCCCTGCCCGATGCTATTATGCGCCCATCAGGGTATATTGTCATGCAACACGCGGTGCGTGATAATCGCCCGGTGAAAGCATATACCACATGGGCAAATCGTATTCCGGGTGCTTACAGTGAATTTGTGCTTGGTTTATCGACACCTCCGCCAGCATTACCTGATGATCCCAACTGCCTGGCCATTCTGAAGCATTACCGTAGCCTGATGCCTATGGCTATGGAAGCGCGTAAACCGATTTTTCTATTGAACCCATCAGACGGTGCCATTGGTGCCCATTATCAGGCAGTCAAAGAAGTGTACTCCCACTTCAAGAGCCTGTGTGAACGAATTATACGGCTACCATAG
- a CDS encoding ATP-binding protein, with product MINQDELRRLLMDSESDRVERTISTKNTDKFGEAICAFANDLPNNNQPGYLFIGANDDGSIAGVSITDQLLQNLAAIRTDGNIVPPPALSVQKVSFEQGDLAVVEVQPHHLPPVRYKQQIWIRNGPRRATAGEAEERILNEKRSHYARSFDTLPCRGSSLADLSQAFFRTTYLPLAITDEELIANGRVLVEQMASLKFYDLTAGSPTFAGLLVFGTNPLYFLPGAYIQFVQFAGDSLSSDVVNETLFSGPLITLLSDLDSFVKNQVVHQRPVGASYLREQQLFDFPYIAIRESLMNALLHRDYQSNSPIRFYQFSDRIEIQNPGGLFGAARPENFPKVNDYRNPALAEVMKVTGYVNRFNRGISRIQTALETNKSPAPVFEKDQPTYFGVTLYRHPDYENADLLQ from the coding sequence ATGATTAATCAGGATGAATTACGGCGTTTATTGATGGATAGCGAAAGCGACCGGGTAGAGCGCACTATTTCGACCAAAAACACTGATAAATTCGGCGAGGCTATTTGTGCGTTTGCCAATGATCTTCCCAATAATAATCAGCCTGGCTATTTATTTATCGGGGCCAATGATGACGGTTCAATTGCGGGTGTTTCAATCACGGATCAACTTTTGCAAAATCTGGCGGCTATCCGCACGGATGGCAATATTGTCCCTCCCCCTGCTTTGTCTGTTCAAAAAGTTAGCTTCGAACAAGGCGATTTGGCCGTTGTAGAAGTGCAACCGCACCACCTGCCCCCGGTCCGATACAAGCAGCAGATATGGATTCGGAACGGGCCACGCCGGGCTACCGCAGGGGAAGCCGAAGAGCGTATTTTGAACGAAAAACGTTCGCACTATGCCCGCAGCTTTGATACCTTACCTTGCCGGGGGAGTAGCCTCGCCGATCTGAGTCAGGCGTTTTTCAGGACAACGTACCTGCCATTGGCGATCACCGACGAGGAGCTAATCGCTAATGGTCGTGTGTTGGTCGAACAAATGGCTTCCCTCAAATTTTACGACCTCACGGCTGGCAGCCCAACCTTTGCCGGTTTGCTTGTCTTTGGCACGAATCCACTTTACTTTCTTCCGGGTGCTTACATTCAGTTCGTTCAGTTTGCGGGTGATTCCCTAAGTAGTGATGTTGTCAACGAAACATTATTTTCCGGCCCCCTGATTACGTTGTTGAGCGACCTTGACTCATTTGTTAAAAACCAGGTAGTCCACCAGCGTCCGGTAGGAGCCAGTTATCTTCGTGAGCAACAACTTTTTGATTTTCCATACATTGCTATTCGGGAGTCGTTGATGAACGCCCTATTACATCGTGATTATCAGAGTAATTCACCTATTCGTTTTTATCAATTTAGTGATCGAATCGAAATTCAAAATCCAGGCGGTTTATTTGGTGCCGCTCGCCCTGAAAATTTCCCAAAAGTGAATGATTATCGTAATCCGGCATTGGCTGAAGTGATGAAAGTAACGGGCTACGTGAACCGATTTAATCGGGGAATTAGCCGCATCCAAACCGCCCTGGAAACGAATAAAAGTCCCGCTCCTGTTTTTGAAAAAGATCAGCCTACTTATTTTGGCGTAACGCTTTATCGACACCCAGATTATGAAAACGCTGATCTTCTTCAATAA
- a CDS encoding efflux RND transporter periplasmic adaptor subunit, which produces MLTKQRIRLTALLVVGLMGCNRSSQNQPHDHPHEEAGLESLAYTLYSPHAEVFVEFKPLVVGTESRFATHVTVLGESFKALSEGTVTVSLLVGERGLRKSANVPSQPGIYRLALSPVAAGTGRVVFDIKTPAFTDQLVIENVPVYSDEKTAMAAQQPESSVGSPEITYLKEQAWQVEFANEPLRPQPFGEVIRTTGRVQPAPTDEAVVSATFDGIVQLNGPALVAGRAVRAGDRLVTLTSRSLPDGNLDARLIQARTELNRAKAEYDRAQELNKSGLIAGNDFERIRASYESARTALSALSGSYGPGGKTLTAPVSGYVRELFVKSGQFVAAGQPLVSLTRNRKLVVRADVPPQYAPLLPRIQSATLRTIADNRRYELAELGGRVLSYGRSTEAETAFTSLLLEVNNVGGLVPGTLVDVWLKTPPQGAALTVPESALIEEQGQFYVYVQTGGESFQKRLVQLGTRDGIRAQLLSGVASGERVVTKGGYQIRLSSLSGTLPAHGHEH; this is translated from the coding sequence ATGCTAACCAAACAACGAATCAGGCTCACCGCGCTACTCGTGGTGGGCCTGATGGGCTGCAACCGTTCCAGCCAGAATCAACCCCACGACCATCCGCACGAAGAAGCCGGTCTGGAATCACTGGCCTACACGCTATACAGCCCCCACGCCGAGGTCTTTGTGGAATTTAAACCGCTGGTGGTCGGTACGGAATCACGCTTTGCTACCCACGTTACGGTGCTGGGGGAATCGTTCAAGGCCCTTTCTGAAGGCACCGTGACGGTCAGTCTGCTGGTAGGCGAACGGGGTCTGCGAAAGTCGGCCAACGTACCCAGTCAGCCGGGTATTTACCGGCTGGCCCTCAGCCCCGTCGCAGCCGGTACGGGCAGGGTGGTGTTCGACATCAAAACGCCCGCCTTCACCGATCAACTCGTTATCGAGAACGTACCTGTTTACTCAGACGAGAAAACTGCGATGGCGGCCCAGCAACCCGAATCGTCGGTTGGCTCCCCGGAGATAACGTACCTGAAAGAGCAAGCCTGGCAGGTCGAGTTCGCCAACGAACCGCTGCGTCCGCAACCCTTCGGTGAGGTTATCCGCACCACGGGCCGCGTTCAACCGGCACCGACGGATGAAGCCGTCGTGTCCGCTACGTTCGACGGCATCGTGCAACTCAACGGCCCCGCGCTCGTGGCGGGCCGGGCGGTGCGGGCGGGCGACCGGTTGGTCACGCTCACGAGCCGGTCGCTGCCTGATGGCAATTTAGATGCCCGGCTGATACAGGCCCGCACCGAATTGAACCGGGCCAAAGCTGAATATGACCGGGCGCAGGAACTCAATAAAAGCGGGCTTATTGCGGGCAATGATTTTGAGCGCATCCGGGCCAGTTACGAATCGGCCCGTACGGCGCTGAGTGCCTTGTCGGGTAGTTACGGACCGGGGGGCAAAACCCTGACGGCTCCCGTGAGTGGGTACGTGCGCGAACTCTTCGTCAAATCCGGTCAGTTTGTGGCGGCTGGGCAACCCCTGGTGAGCCTGACCCGCAACCGCAAACTCGTCGTCAGGGCCGACGTACCACCGCAGTACGCGCCCTTGCTGCCCCGCATTCAGTCGGCTACCCTCCGAACCATCGCCGATAACCGTCGCTACGAACTGGCGGAACTCGGCGGGCGGGTACTTTCCTATGGCCGGAGTACTGAGGCCGAAACGGCCTTTACATCCCTGCTGCTGGAAGTGAACAACGTCGGCGGGTTAGTACCCGGAACGCTGGTAGATGTGTGGCTCAAAACCCCTCCGCAGGGCGCGGCCCTGACCGTCCCCGAATCGGCCCTGATCGAAGAGCAGGGGCAGTTTTACGTCTATGTCCAGACGGGGGGCGAATCGTTCCAGAAACGGCTGGTTCAACTCGGCACCCGCGATGGCATCCGGGCGCAACTGCTGTCGGGCGTAGCATCCGGTGAGCGCGTGGTGACCAAGGGAGGCTATCAAATTCGCTTGTCGTCGCTATCGGGTACGTTGCCCGCGCACGGCCATGAACATTAA
- a CDS encoding efflux RND transporter permease subunit has product MLNRLIYVALHNRLPVLVGALLLLIGGWQVARTTDVDVFPDLTAPTVVVLTEAHGLAPEEVERLVSFPIESAVNGATQVRRVRSSSSAGISVVWVEFDWGTDVFRARQVVSEKMQTITGNLPQGVGVPTLAPQSSIMGEIMLISLTAAGDPATGDPANKTSAMDLRSLADWTIRPRLLSLSGVAQVITIGGDYKQYQVLLDPMRMNQFGVTLPDVLEASRDVNRNTSGGLLYQYHNEYLVRGLGRTSDVAEMGSGVVTLQNGLPIRLADVAEVRTGAAPKIGSGALRGDPAVIMTVMKQPQTNTLNLTERIDSAVVDLQKTLPADVKLNTRIFRQADFISASVGNVQRTLLEGSLFVVVILILFLANVRTTFISLLAIPLSLLVSILTLRGLGLTINTMTLGGMAIAIGDLVDDAIIDVENVYRRLRENARLPKADRQPVLDVIYHASVEIRASVISATFIIIAAFLPLFFLGGIEGRLLQPLGIAFVVSLLASLLVALTITPVLCSFLLTSSNMLADRQADGRPHESWLVRRLNGWYSRTLTRALRHGNAVLIASGVLLVAALGLLSQMGRSFLPEFNEGSLVISAVSLPGISLDESNAIGTRVERALLTIPEIQTTTRRTGRAELDEHAQGVNAAEIDAPFVLATRTREEFMADVRKKLAGLSGLNITIGQPIGHRIDHMLSGTRANLAIKVYGPDLGQLFTLSNGVKAAIDGTDGLVDLSVEPQIEIPQVQIRPNRPMLARYGITMGQFTEFVDVALAGEKVADVFEGNRSYDLIVRYADAYRTRLEVLPNTLIDTPTSGKIPLRLVADVISTSGPNTINREGVQRRVVVSANVAGRDLRSVVEDVQARINSQIKLPEGYRIEYGGQFESEGRASQTIALASLVSLLLIFLLLVGEFRKPSLAGIILLNLPLALIGGVVSLWLTGGIVSIPALIGFITLFGVATRNGILLVAHYRTLEAAGETRHDAVIHGSVDRLSPILMTALTAGLALIPLALAGSEPGNEIQSPMAKVILGGLLSSTLLNLFVIPIVYGRVMKRQPILPQTHET; this is encoded by the coding sequence ATGCTGAACCGACTTATTTATGTGGCCCTCCACAACCGGCTGCCGGTACTGGTGGGGGCGTTGCTGCTTCTGATCGGCGGCTGGCAGGTGGCCCGCACAACCGATGTCGATGTGTTTCCCGACCTGACCGCGCCCACCGTTGTCGTGCTTACCGAAGCCCACGGGCTGGCTCCCGAAGAGGTCGAGCGGCTGGTGAGCTTTCCCATCGAATCCGCCGTGAACGGAGCGACCCAGGTGCGCCGGGTACGCTCGTCATCTTCGGCGGGCATCTCGGTGGTCTGGGTAGAATTCGATTGGGGGACCGACGTATTCCGCGCCCGGCAGGTGGTCAGCGAGAAAATGCAGACCATCACGGGCAACTTGCCCCAGGGCGTGGGTGTACCGACGCTGGCCCCGCAATCGTCGATCATGGGCGAAATCATGCTCATCAGCCTAACGGCGGCCGGCGATCCGGCGACAGGCGACCCTGCGAACAAAACCTCGGCGATGGACCTCCGTTCGCTGGCCGACTGGACCATTCGGCCCCGGCTGCTGTCGCTGTCGGGCGTAGCGCAGGTCATCACCATCGGGGGCGATTATAAGCAGTATCAGGTCTTGCTGGACCCCATGCGAATGAACCAGTTTGGCGTAACGCTGCCCGACGTACTGGAAGCCAGCCGCGACGTGAACCGCAACACGTCGGGAGGATTATTGTACCAGTACCACAACGAATACCTTGTTCGGGGGTTGGGCCGCACCAGCGACGTGGCCGAGATGGGCAGTGGCGTGGTGACGTTGCAGAATGGATTACCCATTCGGTTAGCCGACGTAGCTGAGGTACGTACCGGCGCGGCTCCTAAAATCGGTTCGGGGGCACTCCGGGGCGATCCTGCCGTCATAATGACGGTGATGAAGCAGCCCCAAACCAACACGCTCAACCTGACCGAACGCATCGACAGCGCGGTGGTGGACCTGCAAAAAACGCTCCCCGCCGACGTAAAGCTGAACACGCGCATTTTTCGGCAGGCCGATTTTATCTCGGCATCGGTGGGCAATGTGCAACGGACCCTGCTGGAAGGGTCGCTGTTCGTGGTCGTGATCCTGATCCTGTTTCTGGCGAATGTCCGCACCACATTCATTTCGCTGCTGGCTATTCCGCTCTCGCTGTTGGTGTCGATTCTTACCCTGCGCGGGCTGGGGCTGACCATCAATACGATGACGCTGGGCGGCATGGCCATCGCCATCGGTGATCTGGTGGATGATGCCATCATCGACGTAGAAAACGTGTACCGGAGACTTCGTGAAAATGCCCGACTACCGAAAGCAGACCGACAGCCCGTGCTGGACGTGATTTATCATGCCTCGGTCGAAATTCGGGCTTCGGTCATTTCGGCGACATTCATCATTATTGCCGCCTTTCTGCCCCTGTTTTTCCTCGGTGGTATAGAGGGCCGATTGCTGCAACCGCTGGGCATTGCCTTCGTGGTGTCGCTGCTGGCTTCGCTGTTGGTGGCCCTCACCATTACCCCCGTCCTGTGTAGTTTCCTGCTGACATCGTCCAACATGCTGGCCGACCGCCAAGCGGATGGCCGCCCCCACGAGTCGTGGCTGGTACGTCGGCTCAATGGCTGGTATAGCCGAACGCTGACCCGCGCCCTCCGGCACGGGAACGCCGTGCTGATTGCCAGTGGGGTATTGCTGGTAGCTGCGTTGGGACTACTCTCGCAGATGGGGCGGAGTTTTCTGCCCGAATTCAACGAAGGCTCTCTGGTTATCAGCGCGGTGAGTCTGCCCGGTATTTCGCTTGATGAATCCAACGCCATCGGAACGCGGGTCGAACGGGCGTTATTGACGATCCCTGAAATTCAGACTACTACTCGCCGAACGGGCCGGGCCGAACTGGACGAACACGCACAGGGGGTCAATGCCGCTGAAATCGACGCGCCGTTTGTGCTGGCGACCCGCACCCGCGAGGAGTTTATGGCCGACGTGCGGAAGAAACTGGCCGGACTGTCGGGCCTCAACATCACCATCGGCCAACCCATCGGTCACCGCATCGACCACATGCTGTCGGGAACGCGGGCGAATCTCGCCATCAAAGTATACGGCCCGGACTTAGGGCAGTTGTTCACCCTCTCCAACGGTGTGAAAGCAGCCATTGATGGCACCGATGGGTTGGTCGATTTGTCGGTTGAGCCGCAGATTGAGATTCCCCAGGTGCAGATCCGCCCCAACCGCCCGATGCTGGCCCGTTACGGCATCACGATGGGTCAGTTCACCGAGTTCGTGGACGTGGCTTTGGCGGGCGAAAAAGTGGCCGACGTGTTCGAGGGCAACCGCAGCTATGACCTCATCGTGCGCTACGCCGATGCCTACCGCACCCGCTTAGAAGTGCTGCCCAACACGCTGATCGACACGCCGACAAGCGGTAAAATTCCGCTTCGGTTGGTTGCCGACGTGATTTCGACCAGTGGCCCCAACACCATCAACCGCGAAGGCGTACAACGCCGGGTGGTAGTGTCGGCCAACGTCGCCGGGCGTGATTTGCGGAGCGTGGTCGAAGACGTACAAGCCCGGATTAATAGCCAAATCAAACTGCCCGAAGGGTACCGCATCGAGTACGGCGGGCAGTTCGAGAGCGAAGGCCGGGCCTCCCAGACTATCGCACTGGCTTCGCTGGTATCGCTGCTGCTGATTTTTCTGCTGCTGGTGGGCGAGTTTCGTAAACCGTCGCTGGCCGGTATCATTCTGCTCAACCTGCCGCTGGCCCTGATTGGGGGCGTGGTAAGCCTGTGGTTAACTGGAGGCATTGTCAGCATTCCTGCCCTGATTGGCTTCATCACCCTGTTTGGCGTAGCCACGCGCAACGGCATTCTGCTGGTAGCCCACTACCGGACGCTGGAAGCGGCTGGCGAAACCCGGCACGATGCGGTCATTCACGGCTCGGTGGACCGACTCAGCCCCATTCTGATGACCGCACTCACGGCGGGGTTGGCCCTGATTCCACTGGCTTTGGCTGGCAGTGAACCGGGCAACGAAATTCAAAGCCCAATGGCAAAGGTCATCTTGGGCGGGCTACTGTCGTCCACGCTGCTGAATTTGTTTGTCATCCCCATCGTATATGGGCGGGTGATGAAGCGACAACCCATACTACCTCAAACGCATGAAACATAG